A stretch of DNA from Balearica regulorum gibbericeps isolate bBalReg1 chromosome 7, bBalReg1.pri, whole genome shotgun sequence:
CTCAGGGAAATTGGGAGCAAGGAAGACTTCACCTTGGTGCAGGAGTCTCAGGTTAGGGAACATTTCAACAAAGCGGCCATACCTGAGCCTACGGGAACTGAGGGGATGCACCCAGGAGTGCGGCGGGAGCTGGCCAATGTCACTGCAAGGCCAATCTTGACTTTCTTTCTAAGGTGGTGGTTACTGAGAGAGGTTCCTGCTGACTGGACAGAAGCAAATACCAACACTATCTtaaagaagggcaagaaggaggatgTGGGGAGCTTTCAGCCTGTCTCCTCTAGCATCCCCCGAGACACACTGATGAAGTAGAGGTTAGAGAAGTGGAGAGTGATGTGGATGGAGAAGTGACTGAACTACCTGGCTCAGAGGATCGTGACTGTGCCACAAAGCCCAGCAGGAGATACCatgagctgtgctgcaggcacCAAAGCTCGGCCCTCAGTCTGGGAGTTGCCAGCAGGCAGTGCCAGTGGCTGCAGCACCCAAGAGACCCACGGCCCCGTGCGCAGCAGCGAGTCCTGTTCTGAGCatggggagctgctctggccagagaggagctgctgggagcactgCATTGGTGCTGTCCACCTGTGGCGTACGAGGGGgtgagtctgatgtgtggctgagggaggccctcccgcTGAGCCAGGAAAGGAGCCCCTTGCTTTCtgaactccttctcagagaggaacCTAGGTGCAGCTAGGTCCGGTCTGAGTCCtagacttggtcaacggtttatgcCTAAAGGTGTGTAGCCATATGTCACAGTCAccgtttgcctgtcagagccccctcCAGGACTgtcactgagacagttttgcaaaggtgaatcagacagaaattttattaaagcaacagcaaggcttttgacaccgtctctCATACCATCCTCGTTAGCAAGCTTCGGCAGTGTGGGTTGGAggagtggacagtgaggtggtaGAGAagtggctgaatggcagagcccagagggttgtgataagcggcgcAGAGTCtggttggaggcctgtagctagtggtgtgccccaagggtcagtgcttggtccggtcttattcaacataatcatcaatgacctggacgaggggacagagtgtaccctcagcaaatttgctgatgagactaagctgggaggagcgGCCAACACACCtgaaggctgcgctgccattcagtgacaTCTGGACAGACAAGAGTATTGGGCGGAGAGGAGccacatgaaattcaacaagggcaagtgtagggtcctgcagCTGGGAAACAACAACCCCAGACACCAGTACAGGGTAGGGCTtggcctgctgggaagcagcacggcacaaactggaacacaggaagttccatctcaatatgaggaaaaactcagagaggttgtggagtcgtcttctctggagagattcaagaCCTGCCTGGACaaaatcctgtgcaacctgctctaggtgatcttGCTCTGATTGgagggtggactagatgatctccagaggtccctgccaacccctaccagtctgaGATTCTGTGATTCGGTGACCCAtgatccttctcctggctccGGGCTTCTATTGATGCCACTGGCaataaactgggaggagtgagatggattgaggttcccctcccccGGCCACTTTAGcttaaagccctcttcaccagcttggcaagctTGTGGctgaagatgctcttccccttctctgacacATGGATCTCATCAGCCCTGggtagaccaggtttctcaaagccagTCCCATGGCCTTAGTAGATGAActcctggctgtggcaccagtcaGCAACCAGTGGGGCAACCATTTGTTGACCAATTcaaaccccttccctttgaCCAGGAGGATGGATGAAAAACCTGTGTGTGCTCCAGAGTCCCTTCCCACCgctcccagggctctgtcatCCTTCTTGATACTCCtcaggctgctcctggctgtatcACTGGTGCCCATTTGCAACAGCAGCAACGGATAATGGTCAGTGGCCTGTAGGAGGCTTGGTAGTCTCCCAGTGACATCCCTGCTCCGAGTCCCCGGTGAGGAGCACACCTCTCTAGAGAGTGCCTCAGGTCAGCAGATGGGTGCCCCTGGGCCTCTCCGAAGAGAGTCGCCTACTGCTATCACCCATCGCCTTTTCTTAGTTGCGCTGGTTGTTATACGGGGAGCAGCTTGGGCTGCCTTCCTCAGCTCCAGCGTCTCTCCTGATATGTGGGTTGTGATTTCACTGATGCTGCTAAAATTCTTGCAGAACGTCTGGTTCTAGTCTTGGGGCTCTCACTTCTCCTCTCCATGTACAAGGGCAGAGGAGTCTTGAGGGTATGCATTCACTTCCCACACATTTCAAAGAAGCAATTGCCATGGTGTATCCCCAGATACAGTGCGGGAGGGCTCCCATGAGGGAGGCCTCCAGGGAAAGCTCAGTCCAGTCCCATCCCTAACACATCTCCCCTGacctcctcccctcagcccatggagaaccccAGCACAGCAACATGGCCTTACAGGGTCAAGCTTTTCAGCCTGTTCTTCACCTCTAGACTTGGAAGCAGATCCCGAGCTCCACATACTGGTCCTGAGGAAACACCCTGACACATGTGACACGGGAGGCCAGCTCCACCATTGTACCAGACACACATACAAAAGCCTCTGGATCAGACAGGTTTCTTCATGCCTCTCAAGATGTGGAGTGATTGCAGTTATTTCCCAGCAAATATGATTACCCACAGATAAAATGTCCACAGCAAAGGAGGTTCCACAGACACAATGGAAATCCCTCATGAAGAGACATGGACAGCTTATGACTGCTGAAAGACTACTGACTGAATCAGCTTCTTCAGGGCATCTTTCAGctcctggttcctcatgctgttcctctctcctccccaaggcCAGCAGTTCCCTCATCAGCCACCTGGGCCTTGCATCACCTTTCCTCACATCAGACTTCTCcactgagctctgcagctggatggTACAGCTTCTTCACACCAGCTCCCACCTGCTTTCCTTGGAGACCTGGGCTGCACGCAGGCACACAAAGGTTTCTCTTCACTGACAACAAACAACAGTTAAACACGATACAAGTTAATGAACATGAAATCTCTCTCCTCAGCTGGATGCTGAGTCCAAGCAGCATCTAACGTGGTCCACCTTTCACAAGGCATTTCCGTACAAGAACAGTTTTAAACATGAAGATAACAAAGGATAGGTACAGACACAGTGAAGGTGTTGGCTAAAGAGTTCATGACAGTTCTGAAAGATGGGGCAAGTTCCTAACTCCCTGAAGCTCCACGCAGAAACCAGAGAGTTGAGAGGCATCTGAATGGCCAAAGAGGAAGCGGAGGAGGAAACCTGGGAGCAATGGGAAGGGCGTACGTCCAGATAGTCTGCTGCAATGATGTCCTTAGGCATGGCCATTGAACCAGGAGAGGTGGAAACACCTGAGCGATGAGGGAGATGAAATAACAGACAGAGTAGTGGTAAGGCAAGGACAGGGGAAGGCAaatacttctgctgctgccgtTAGTCCACTTCCTGGAAATTCCCAGTCTGTCATGGTGGGAAAACATTGCCAGTTCGTACAAACACTCCCAGGATTCTCCTGATGAACATTTCCTTGTAGATGATTTCATagtaaataacataaaaataaaatctgcccCTTCCCATGCAGACCCCAGTTGTCTGAGCATGAAGAGGCAGTGCCACTTTGAGGGGCCCCCGTGTACCTGAGGTGCTGGCCTGGGATTGGCATCTGTCACAGAGGACCTGTGGGAGACCAGAGCCCCTTGCAAGCTGCGGgtggaggctgggcagggcttcCCAGGGCATCTACACTGGCACCAGGTCTCTGTGTCCCTCGAGCTGAAGGCATTTACATCCTACATCCATTCTCAGTTCTCGGAAAATTAATCCCCCtccaaagacaggaaaaaaaaaaaaaaaaaagctgatgacTCTGTTGACCCCTCTCTTTGCTTTGGCTCTTTCTCTTCAGatctccttcctttcatttccatgcCATTCACTGACATCTGACAGTCCTACGGGCATTAAAACAAGATCATCTGGGGTCTTGCACAGAGCCCCGTGCCCCCAAAACCGTCCCTGCCCAGGACTCCCCAGTCTTTGCCCAGAGCGAGTCCCACTCAGGTGTCGACCTCTCTTCACTGCTTGAGGGCTTGGTTTAGATGGTCACCTACAGCATAGGAGGATTCATGCCCCATAAACATCTGCAGAACTCCAGTTGGAAATAGGGCCCAGCATCCCCATCGGATCCTCAGAGACCtgaggtggaagggacctcaggcaGCCTGCCCTCCAACCTGTCAGAAACAGAGTCAGACCAAGTGGTTCAAGGCTGATTCAGTGTGAGTTGGAAAACccccaaggacagagactgcacaacctctctgggcgaCCTGTTCCAGCACTTGGCTCAGCTCATGGGGAAAAGTTATTCCTTATGTGCTGGCTGAACCTCTCCTCTTTCACCTTCCTCCCCTTGTCCTTTGTCCTCCCACCATGCACCATGGTGAAGAGACTGGCTCTGGATtctccatgtcctccttgtCAGTACTGACAGGCTGGCATGAGTTCCCCATCAGCATTCCCTTCTGCCAACATGGCTacactaagggcaaatcgtgcctgacaaatttcGTGGCTTgctatgatggggttacagcactggtggacaagggaagggcaactgacatcatctgcctgcacttgtgcaaggcatttgacactgtccgACATGACACCCTTGTCTCtacattggagagacatggattcaatggatggaccactcggtggataaagAATGCCAACCGtatgaagttcaagaaggccaagtgcaaggtcctgcacatgggtcagggcaatcccaagacagctacaggctgggcagagaatggatggagaacagccccgaggagaaggacttggggggattgattgattgatgagaagctcaacatgagccggcatTGTGCGCTTACaggccagaaagccaaccacgtcctgggctgcatcaccagcagcatgaccagcatgTTCTAGGGAGgcgattctgcccctctactccactctcgtgtgactccacctggagtattgcgtCCAACTCTGGGttctccagtacaagaaggCCATGGAGCTTTTGGAGCAAGTTCAGAgaaggccacgaagatgatcaaagagctggagcacctctcctgtgaggacaggctgagagagttggggttgttcagcctggagaagagaaggctctggggagacctaattgtggccttccagtacctaaagggaacctacaggaaagatggggagggactgtagtgataggacgaggggtaatggggTTACACTAAAAGAGGCTAGATAGAGATTAGctcttaggaagaaattctttactgttaagagtggtgaggccctggcacaggttgcccagagaagctgtggctgcccctggctccctggcagtgttcaaggccacgttggatggggctttgggcaacctggtctagtggaaggtgtccctgccaatggcagggggggttggaactaggtgatcttcGAGGTCCCTCCccactcaaaccattctatggttctacgATTCGGTGATCCCCAAGACATCCCTTTGTGCCTTACTCTTAAGACTCATACTGTTAAGAATATGGGTCTGACGCATGGCTGAGAGAGGCCCTCCAATTGTGTCACGACAgtcagaaaggacccccttgctttctaaactccttctcagagaggagtcttggtgcagctaggtccagtcttagtcccagacttggtcaatggtttatgtctaaaggattatgtgtgtagccgCATATTAGCCTCAATGTCTGCACATAAGAGCCCTCTTGAGGACTTTCACTGAGGCAGTTTTGCAAACTTGAAAagattattaatttctttaggTGACAGATATGAAGAGTTCAGAATTGTTGTTGCTAAGTGCACTTACCTCAAAAAATAGAGCTTAAGTTAATAGTTGAGTGCTTCTGTGAACGATACTTTCCCAGGCAACATCCAACATAGTCTGAGGCACAAATCTTACCAAAGATtgtttggggaggagagagagaggtcCAGAACCATTGACCCATCCGGATACTTGGAATTCTCATCCTCAAGATGGAGGACTCTGGATGCCAGACTTATACTCTTGGTGACGTGGGACTAAGCCAATTATCATGTGCTGACTGGCTCTTGACAAAGCTTGTTGTGTTGTCGACCAAGTtgggggaggcaggggcagaGAAAAGGCGTTCGGTACAGAGGCACAGTGGTCTGTTCAGCTCCATGGAGGAAACGTCGGGCTGTGAAGCCTGTCCCTGACCCCAAGTGTCACTCAGTTGGTTTCAGTGGTAGACCATCAGGCACGATATGTGTCAAGATAAGCAAGTTACTCATCTCTCACTTTGTTCACCTGTGCAGAGTTTTTATTAGACACCAATAAACCTGTTTCTCCGCAGCACCCTGTCGCCCTTCTGTTCCTCCTGCTCGAGACAGCCTCCCCCAGGGCCTGAAACTTACCCAGCCCTAACTCTGTCCCACACAGGATGTCAGAGACATCCCCGCTCTGGGGTCTGGCAGGGTCTGGCGAAGGAGAGAggtggagcagggctggccatTCCCCCCGTGCAGGCACTGAgcccagcaggaggagggaaatggcCGTGCAGCACAACTCACCCATAAACCTGTGCTGAGTGGCCAGTGCGGGAAGTGGCCCATGAGGGAGGCCTCCAGTGAAAGCTCAGTCCAGCCCTATCCCTCACACATCTCCCCTGACCTCTTCCCCTCAGCCCATGGAGaactccagcacagcagcatggCCTTGCAGGGGAAATTTCTTCAGCCAGTTCCTGACCTCAGGTTTTGCAGAAGAGCCCAACCACCACACAGTGAAATGAGTAAATCGTCTTTAATTAGAGAGATGTGACACAGGAGGTCATGTGTACCATGGTGTGAGATGCAGGCACCAAGGCCTGTGGGTGAGACAGGCAGGGGTTCATGCGAGTGGAGAAGTGGAGTGAATGTAGACACTCCTGGGACAAGAGGATGACAGCACATAAAATGCCCAAAGAACAGGAAGTTCCCAACCTGCATTACAAATTACTTTCATGAAGATACATGGCCTCCTTATTAATGCTGAAAGACTACTGAGGGAAGAACTTTCTTCAGGGCGTCTTTGATTtcctggttcctcatgctgtagatgagggggttcactgctggaggAACCACCGAGTACAGAACTGTCACCACCAGGTTGAGCAacggggaggagatggaggggggctTCAGGTATGAAAACATGCCAGTGCTGAGAAAGAGGGAGACCACagccaggtgagggaggcacgtggaaaaggctttgtgccgtccctgctccgaggggatcctcagcacagccctgaagatctgcacataggagaaaagaatgaaaataaaacacccaAATGCTAAAGAGACACAAAATACAAGAAGCTCAGCTTCCGTGAGGTAGGAgtgtgagcaggagagcttgaggatctgggggatttcacagaagaactggtcCACATTTCCCTTGCAGAGGgatatggaaaatgtattggccgtgtgcagcagagcattgagaaacccactgccccaggcagctgctgccatgtggacacaagctctgctgcccaggaggatcccgtagtgcaggggttggcagatggcaacgtagTGGTCGTAGGCCATGACGGTGAGAATGGAAAACTCTGCTCCAACCAAGGAGGAAAATAGAAAGAGCTGTACAGCACATCCCAAGTAGGAGATGTCCCTGGTGTCCCAGAGGGAATTGGCCATGGATTTGGGGAGAGTGGTGGAGATGGAGGCCAAGTCGATGAGGGAGAGGTTgatgaggaagaagtacatgggggtgtggaggcgGTGGTCGCAGGctatggtggtgatgatgaggccgttgcccaggagggcagccaggtagatgcccaggaagagccagaagtacaagagctgcagctgccgtgTGTCTGCAAAGGCCAGGAGCAGGAACTGGGTGATGGAGCTGCCGTTGGACATCTGCTGCCTCTGGGCATGGGGTCCTGTTCTTAGAGGAAGAGTCAATGAAGAGTTCGGGGGCACTTCTCTGAGGAAATTCAAAGTCTTTCTTCTACACCCATAGCTTCCTGCACTCCACCATACCACATTCCATTTCTAGGagaccttccttcagctctctggctgcagcctgggcttCTGCCGGCTGAGCGTGCCATGATGAGCAGGACCTCTGCCCACTGGCTGCTGAGGagtcagccctgctctgcagcagtgagATCATGGGAACGGTGGGGCAGGGGCCAGTCCTGGAGTTTGACTTTGTCAGATGAAACTGCTCCTAACGCAGAAGGGCTTGTCAGCACCTGCACTCCCAGTGCTAAGGAATGGGGATAGCAGAAGGCAGTTggagaggtttggggggggttaaAGCTGCCCCCATCTCCCCTGGCGTGTTTTCTTGGATTTCAGGAACCCTCAGTATTTCTGCTGCACTCAGGGAGAACAGAGTCCTGAGAGGAAAAAGGGTTGCCTGTGGTGTAATGCAGAATGAGGGGAGCTGTCCTGTCCATCTGAGCTGTTCTGAGCTGCCCTGGGCTTGTCCTTCATGAGATAGAGAGCAATCACTCTCCTGTGTTACCCTGGAAAAAAAGGACCAAACACAGACCCTGCAGCGACCAGAAGGATCCAGTGCAGAATGCTAAATGTCTCACCCTTTCTCAAGGTCTCAGCACCCCGCTTCTAGCCAGGGACACACATTTCTCATTGCACTGACCCAACAGCATTTCCTCCATTCCAGCACCTCTGCGCTTCTCCATGGGGCTTTCAGGGAACCGAAGGGTGCAGGGGCACAGGTTTGCATTCTGGAGAGCAAGTCACAGCTTGGAAGGACACGCCAAGGAGACAGCCAAGTGTCCTAACAGCAGCACCTGATTCAGAGCAAACAAGCTCAttctgcagccccacagccccacagctgaGAGGAAAGCTGGGACACTTCATTGCCATGGACACAGCTGCAGGAAAGGACCCACCAGCTCAGCCTGTGACTCTGCAGCTGAAACTCCCATCCCCAGAGAGCCTGACAGCAGGAACAACATAACAACAGCAAGAACAGGGACCAGTGGAGGAGACAGCTGGGAAAACACTGGGAGGGTCTGGGGCAGAGAGGCCAGGGCAGAGGCAGTCGGGCACTCAGGACAGCGTTaccctgccccagctgtgcACGCCACCTCCCAGGCACCAACATTGCCGGGCAGCTGCTCCCAACCCCggtgctctgcagagggacCTGGGCATGTGGCTGGAGAACTGCCCCACGGCTCTGCCgagctctggctgcagaggaggtgGCTCGTGCCTCGGACCCCACAGCCCTGAGGGCAGAGGCTTtgctgggtgggagaggaggcaaGGGGGCTTGCTCCCAGGAAGGGGTCTGCATTGCAGGCCATCATGCGGAGTTTTCTGAATTCTCCCTCCCACATTTCTGGGTTTAGCTTCCTCTTGTTCCCACATcatctccctgctgcctggagattttcctccaggcagctgtTTCCCTGCCCCATGTCTTTCCCTGTCAGCACTCCCAGGCCCCATCCCAAGCTCTGTGCACTCACCGTGGCCCTacagaaagctgcttctgtgcAGGGCGCTGGCTGCACGCATCGTCCTGTTTGCAGGTCAAAACAAGGACAGGTCAGACTAAGCCTGATGGGTCAGGCAGAGGTGATGCTGGTGCTGTCCGTAGGCAGAGGAGTGGCTGAAGGCACTTTAGGAGGCTCCTGGCAGATCTTCTGACCACTCAGAGCTGCAGTTGAGGAGCCTCAGTGACTTGTCAAACTTTAGACCTCCTTTATCATGTATCCTCTCCCATTCCCCCAGAGCTTATGTTTATAGCACTCCTTATCCTGACCTTCTCCTTGAAACCTGCTATTGGAAATATTCTGGGAGTGAGCTGAAGCTCTGAGCAGCCCTGACCCACACAGCACCCTCTGTACAGCAGAAGGGCCCTGCCTTGCTGCGGGTCCCTCTTTCCACACACAGCTTCTCCCCACAGAACCGTGGGGAGCTCCCTGGGCAGGCTGAGTGCtgaccctggcaggcagcagagtcCTCCTCCTCTACACCAGAGAAACTCTGAGAGTTGTTCTTCCCGATCCTGTAACCTGTGGGATGTGCCATCTGGAGGAGATCCCTCCAGGCACTGAAGCTGCCTTGCCCTGCACCCACAGACTTACCACGTCGAGGGCTGTGAAGATTTCTCCTCCAGGGAGCTCTCAGCATCCTCCCGCTCCCAGCTGCCTTGAAGCTCTCTCAGCCTCGCTGGTCTCCTctcgctgcctgcaggcagtgccctcagccctgctcctgggcagagctgtctctctgcagccctgcccacgggccatgagctccctccatcccaggagcccGGCCCAGCTCCgcagcagaggaccagcccAAGGTGGCACTTTCTCTGTCCCCTCTGGGCTCCCTCCAGGTGTCCCTGGGGAACCTGCTCTGAAACAGCCTGAAGGAACAACTCCTGTTCCCTCCCTCAGCTGGGGAGAGACACTTCctaccagcagagctgggcatgAGAATCACCTCTCCTTGTCTCAGCATTCGACAGGACCCCAGGCAGTGACAGGGAGGGGTCTCCTTTACCCCTGctgagggaagggaggcaggCGAGTCAATCGAGGCAGCTCAGCCTTGCTTTGCAGCCCTGGTGCTGGCAGGGGACTCAGCTCTCACCTAGGGCTGCCACAAACCTAGAGCTGCTCAATACCATGGCCAAATGCAGGCCTGCAGTGCTACAGGAGATGACAGGGCTCTCCAGCACaactggctgcagctggcagagacaCCACAGGACACACAGGACAGCCGTTCCCCTTCAGAGCAGAGGTGTGACAGACCACCCAGGGCCTCTCAGGCACACTCCCTTTCCGTGGGCCAGTGACTGGCTGCCACCGCTGCCTTGAGGCAAGGTCTGTCCCAGCTCCATCTGGGAGATACAGGCAGAGCGTGACTATGAAGCAGGTCACAGTGCTGTCTGTACTCGTATGTATCTACTCCCAAAGTCTGCTGGTTCTACTCTATCTTTTATTCATCCCCTGAATGGTACAGTAAAGGAACAGGACAACGATTATCAAGGTGTTGTTGGATCCCAAAATATCCCCTGTGAATGGAGAAAAGGAATATCATgcccaattttaaaaaaagggggaccctgggaactaccaCCCAGTCAGCCTCACTTTTGTGCCTGCCAAGACCATGGAGCTCATCCTCCTGGAAGATCTGTCAAAACTtatggaagagaaggaggataTTAGAGACAGCTAACCAGGCCTCACCAAGGCTAGACTGTGCCTGACTAACCTcgtggccttctatgatggagtggCTGCCTCAGCgggcaagggaagagctatgAATTTCATCTTTCTGGACTTCTGGGAGACCTTTGCTACAGTCCCCTACAACGTTGCTGCCTATAAATATGTGAGATATTGGTTTGATGGATAGATGGgtaaggaactggctggatggctgatTCCAAAGAGTGACAGTCAAtagctcagtgtccaagtgaaAGCCAGGAACGAGGAGTTTCCCTCAAGGTTCCGTACTGGGACCAATACTGGGACCAATATCTTAATGATATACAGAGAGGGATTGAGGGCACCCTCACCAAGATTGCAGATCATAGAACCCAAGAACagctcaagttggaagggatccataAGGGATCATTGactccaactccctgctcctctcagGACTACGTAAAtactaaaccatatgactaagcGCATCttccagacgcttcttgaaatctgacaggcttggtgctgtgaccacttccgTGGGAAGTCTATTGCAGTGATCGACCATTCTAATGTCATATCcaaacttcccctgatgcagcttcatgccatttcctcatgtcccctcactggtcaccagagagaggagatcagcacctccccctccactgccccccttgaggaagttgGAGACTGAG
This window harbors:
- the LOC142602571 gene encoding olfactory receptor 14J1-like, which gives rise to MSNGSSITQFLLLAFADTRQLQLLYFWLFLGIYLAALLGNGLIITTIACDHRLHTPMYFFLINLSLIDLASISTTLPKSMANSLWDTRDISYLGCAVQLFLFSSLVGAEFSILTVMAYDHYVAICQPLHYGILLGSRACVHMAAAAWGSGFLNALLHTANTFSISLCKGNVDQFFCEIPQILKLSCSHSYLTEAELLVFCVSLAFGCFIFILFSYVQIFRAVLRIPSEQGRHKAFSTCLPHLAVVSLFLSTGMFSYLKPPSISSPLLNLVVTVLYSVVPPAVNPLIYSMRNQEIKDALKKVLPSVVFQH